The DNA region AGGTGTGGATGCCGCGACCAAAAGCAATGTGTTCGCGCACATTCTTGCGCTCTGGCCGGAACTCGTGCGGATCCTCGAACTTGCGCGGGTCGCGATTCGCGGCCCCCAGGCACAGCATCACGATGGTGCCGGCCGGCAGGTGCACTCCCCCCAGCGTGGTGGTCTTGCGGACCAGCCGAAAGTCGACCTTGGTCGGCGAGTGCATCCGCAACGACTCTTCGATGAATGTCGGTATTTGGTCGGGGTGCTCGCGCAGCCGCTGCTGAAACTCCGGGCGATCGCCGAGCACCTGGACTGCCGCGCTGAGCAGTTTGGTGACGGTCTCCTGTCCCGCGGCGAACAAGAACGTGGCGGGCTTGACCAGCTCGATGAGCTCCGGTGTCGAGCCGTCGGGGTAGACCGCCGCGGCCATTCCCGACAACACATCGCCGCGTGGTTCGCGACGTCGTTCAGCCAGATATCCGGCGAACTTGTCATCCAGGTATTGCAGCGGGTCGAGGCCCACCGGTTCCCCGTCGAGGGCGCCGACCCGGGTGCCGCCCGGTTGCTCGGCGCCGAGCGCCGCCAGAAACTCGGGCCGATCGTCCTCGGGCACGCCGAGGAGGTCGATGATCGCCGAAGTGGCGAACGGCTTTGCGTATTCGGACAGGAATTCGCATTTCCCGTCTCCG from Mycolicibacterium sp. MU0053 includes:
- a CDS encoding cytochrome P450, whose protein sequence is MTDLAAVDYFSDPDISQDPYAYWDHLRDQGPVFREPHYGVVAVTGYQEVMTAFKDHESFSAVNAIGGPFPPLPFEPEGDDISAQIEAHRHLFPIHEHMVVMDPPAHERARSLLNKLLTPRRLKENEEYMWQLVDSQLDQIMDPDGGDGKCEFLSEYAKPFATSAIIDLLGVPEDDRPEFLAALGAEQPGGTRVGALDGEPVGLDPLQYLDDKFAGYLAERRREPRGDVLSGMAAAVYPDGSTPELIELVKPATFLFAAGQETVTKLLSAAVQVLGDRPEFQQRLREHPDQIPTFIEESLRMHSPTKVDFRLVRKTTTLGGVHLPAGTIVMLCLGAANRDPRKFEDPHEFRPERKNVREHIAFGRGIHTCAGAPLARVEGQITVRRMLERMREIRIDEAFHGPADNRRYGYDPTFLLRGLSALHIEFTPASVR